One genomic segment of Parus major isolate Abel chromosome 10, Parus_major1.1, whole genome shotgun sequence includes these proteins:
- the LCTL gene encoding lactase-like protein: MRRDILRCWAVLVALTGPSVAEDFPWTKNNPGSFYYGTFPAGFLWGVGSSAYQTEGAWDKDGKGLSIWDVFTHRKGKVVRNETGDSACDGYYKVKDDIQLLKELKVNHYLLSISWPRIMPTGIKAEQLNEKGIQFYNDTINSLLENNITPIVSLYHWDLPQVLQEKYGGWQNISMINYFNDYANLCFEKFGDRVKHWITFSNPWAVAEKGYETGEHAPGLKLGGCGAYKAAHHIIKTHAKVWHSYNNTWRREQRGMVGISLTSGWGEPVDPHSQTDRDAAERYIQFHLGWFANPIYRGDYPEVMKNYVGRKSAQQGLGTSRLPTFSVQEKTYIKGTSDFLGIGHFTTRYVLQKNFPFLQVSSYHTDRDLAELVDPNWPAPGPKWLYSVPWGFRRLLNFVKTQYGNPLIYVTENGVSETVQCPQLCDEWRIQYLKGYINEILKALNDGVNVKGYTAWSLLDKFEWNKGFSERFGLYHIDFKNKNKPRYPKASVDYYKKIISANGFPNPREVENWHRKAMDSCSATHQHLAADSLITHMEMVTEIVLPTVFTLCILISIVLLIFYLRNHS; the protein is encoded by the exons atgaggagggaCATCCtgaggtgctgggctgtgctcgTGGCACTGACGGGACCGAGCGTGGCCGAGGATTTCCCATGGACCAAGAACAATCCAGGCTCCTTCTACTACGGCACTTTTCCAGCTG GTTTCCTGTGGGGTGTTGGAAGTTCTGCCTACCAGACCGAAGGGGCCTGGGACAAGGATGGGAAAGGACTGAGCATCTGGGATGTTTTCACTCACAGGAAAGGGAAAGTGGTCAGGAACGAGACGGGAGATTCTGCCTGTGATGGCTACTACAAAGTCAAG GATGACATTCAGTTACTGAAGGAGCTGAAGGTGAATCACTACCTCTTGTCCATCTCATGGCCAAGGATTATGCCCACAGGCATCAAAG CTGAGCAACTGAATGAGAAGGGAATACAGTTCTACAATGACACAATTAACAGTCTTCTGGAAAACAACATCACCCCCATTGTGAGCCTCTACCACTGGGATCTGCCACAG GTTCTTCAAGAAAAGTACGGTGGCTGGCAGAATATAAGcatgattaattattttaatgattatGCAAATCTGTGTTTCGAGAAGTTTGGCGACCGTGTGAAACACTGGATCACGTTCAGCAATCCTTGG gCAGTGGCTGAAAAGGGCTATGAGACAGGAGAACACGCGCCAGGACTGAAGCTCGGCGGCTGCGGCGCCTACAAGGCTGCTCATCACATCATTAAA aCTCATGCCAAGGTTTGGCACTCCTACAACAACACCTGGCGCAGGGAGCAGAGAG GGATGGTTGGAATTTCCCTAACGAGTGGCTGGGGGGAACCTGTTGATCCACACAGTCAAACAGACAGAGATGCTGCTGAAAGGTACATCCAGTTCCACCTGGGATGGTTTGCAAACCCCATTTACAGAGGGGACTACCCAGAAGTCATGAAGAATTATGTAG GTAGGAAGAGTGCCCAGCAGGGCCTGGGGACATCAAGATTACCAACTTTCTCAGTGCAAGAGAAAACCTATATTAAAGGCACCTCGGATTTCCTGGGAATTGGTCATTTTACCACTCGTTATGTTCTGCAGAAGAACTTTCCCTTCCTCCAAGTGTCCAGTTACCACACTGACCGTGACCTGGCTGAACTGGTGGACCCCAACTGGCCAGCTCCAGGCCCCAAGTGGCTCTACTCTGTGCCCTGGGGGTTCAGGAGGTTGCTCAACTTCGTTAAG acCCAGTATGGGAACCCCCTGATTTATGTGACAGAGAATGGAGTGTCTGAAACAGTGCAGTGCCCTCAGCTGTGTGATGAGTGGAGGatccagtacctgaagggatACATCAACGAGATACTCAAAG CTCTAAATGATGGTGTAAATGTCAAAGGTTACACTGCCTGGTCACTGCTGGATAAATTTGAATGGAACAAAGGCTTCTCCGAAAGATTTGGGCTTTACCACATTGACTtcaaaaacaagaacaaaccACGGTACCCAAAGGCATCTGTTGATTACTATAAAAAGATTATCAGTGCAAATGGATTCCCAAATCCAAGAGAG GTGGAAAACTGGCATCGGAAGGCCATggacagctgctctgccacaCACCAACACCTTGCTGCAG ATTCCCTGATTACTCACATGGAAATGGTGACAGAGATTGTTCTTCCTACAGTTTTCACACTCTGCATTCTCATCAGTATTGTCCTCCTCATATTCTACCTTCGAAACCACAGCTAA